A window of Leptolyngbya sp. CCY15150 genomic DNA:
CACTGACATCGGGGTAATCAACCATGACAGACATCTTTCTCTCCTACTGTCGTCGCAACAAAGAGTTTGCGGTTAGGCTGCACCATTATCTTATTCAGTCGGGCAAGACTGTGTGGGTAGACTGGAACGATATTCCACCCAATGCCGACTGGCGGTTAGAAATTGAGGAAGGTATCCAGAAAACCCATACGGTCATTTTTATATTAAGTCCAGAATGGTTGGCATCCTATGAATGCAATGTGGAGTTAGACAAGTCCGTTGCTCTGAATAAGCGATTGCTGCCTATTGTTTGCCAGGATGTGCAATACAAGGATGTTTCTCCGACTTTAGCGGCACTCAACTGGATCTTTTTTCGAGAGACGGATGATTTTGAAACAGCCTATCAAGCGCTGCTCACGGCCTTAGATACAGATCTAGACCATGTAAAATACCACACCAAATTATTGGCGCGATCGCTGGAATGGGATAAGCGCGATCGCGACCCTAGTTTTCTGCTTCAGGGATCGCTGTTGACCGAGGCGGAAATGTGGCTGACCACGTCCCAGGGAAAAAATCCTTTACCCACCCAGCTTCAGTCTGAATATGTGGTCACCAGCAGCCAAAAGCGATCGCAACGGCAGCGGATTACGATTATCGGCGCAACGGTGGGCTTTGTAATTGCCTGTGGATTAGCGATGACTGCCTTTGTGCAGTATCAAGTGGCGGAGCGAGAACGACGTTTCGTGGAAGAACTGCAAACGGCGACGCTGAGTGAAACGGCTAGGGCAACGTTTGCAACCCATGATCAACTCCGAGGCTTATTGGCTAGCGCCAAGGCCAATATCCATCTAGCTGAGCTGGGATGGATCACCTCAGATAACCCTATGCATCAAAGCACGGAAGATAATCTCAGATATCTATTTCAGTTGATAACTGAACAAAATCGCATGGAAGACCATGTTGACCTGATCACAAACCTGCATGTGAGACCGGATGGACAAATGGTTTCGTCTACGAGTGCAGATAACACCATCAAGCTCTGGCGTCCGGATGGCAGTTTGGTGGCAACCCTTGAGGGACATGAGGGAACGGTATGGACAGCCATTTTTTCCCGCGATGGGCAGCGGCTGGCTTCGTCTAGTGATGATGGAACGGTGAAAATCTGGAGCGTTGATGGTACTTTACTGAATACCCTGACCTATGATGCGCCCCTATGGAGTGTGGATTTCAATGCAGCTGGCGATACCTTAGCGATCGCTTCCGCCGATTCAACCATTCGCTTAGTTGACCTAGAAGGGAATGAGCTACGACGATGGTCTGTTGGGCAAGATAAGGTGTTTAGTATTCGCTTTTCACCCGATGGCCAGCAACTTATCTCTGGTAGTGGCGATAAAATTGCGCGCCTTTGGAACTTAGACGGATCGTTATTGCAGTCCTTTGAAGGGCATGAAGGCGAAATCTGGGCCGTACGCTTCTCGCCGGATGGGAAACGCATTGCAACTGCCAGCGCTGACGATACCTTACGGCTCTGGGATATTCAGGGCAATCTCTTGAGAGTTCTGGAAGGGCATACCTCTGGAGTGATCAGTGCAAATTTCAGTCCCGATGGCCAGCGCTTAGTCTCGGCTAGTGCCGATCATACGGTGCGAGTTTGGTCTACAGAAACGGGCCTGCTGATCGACACCTTCCGCCATTTGGATATTGCTTCTGGAGCGGCATTTTTTGATCGAGATACCGTTGTGTCAGGTAGCTACGATAAAACACTGCGGGTCTGGAATATTGCTGGAGAATTGCACCAAAATATTCAAGGGCATGATCGGCGGGTGCTCAGCGTTGCGGTCAGCGGAGATGGGGAGGCGATCGCTTCCACCAGCACCGATACCACCATCCAAATCTGGCGACGGAATAATCAGAACTTTTTTACCCAAGAGCTAACCATCACTCAACCTCAAGGCATTCCTAATGCGGTGAGCTTGGATGCGACCGGTGATTTGATTGTAGTCGGTGGTTCTGACGGTCAACTTTATCTATGGAATCGCCAAGGTGACCTCCTGCGCACCGTGAATGCCGATACTCAAGAGGTGCTGAGCGTTCATATCTCTCCTGATGGTCAATGGATTGCCTCCGCAGGAGATGATAAGATTATTCGGATATGGACGAGGCAGGGAGAGTTGGTGCGAGAGCTATCAGGACATCGAGAAGGGGTGCGTACGGTAACCTTTTCGCCCGATAGTCAATACCTAGCCTCTGCTAGTAGCGATAATACGGCGCGGATCTGGACGCTGGAAGGAGAGTTAGTTCATACCCTGGAAGGCCATCAGGCAGGTGTCTATAGCGTATCCTTTTCGCCCGATGGCCAGCGCCTAGCCTCGGGAAGTATGGATAATACCGTCATTCTTTGGTCGATGAAGGGCGAACTGTTGGAACAGTTTACGGCCCATCGTTCAGGGGTGACATCGGTTAGCTTTAGCCCTTCCGGTGAGATGTTAGCATCTGGCAGTTTTGATAATACGGTAAAGCTTTGGTCTCCAGATGGTACCTTATTGCAAACCCTAGAGGGACATCAGCAACGGGTGGCAGCGATCGCGTTTAATCCTGATGGTGATCGTCTGATCTCGGGTGCCGCCGACCGGGTGGTGAAGGTTTGGGATGTGACGGCAATCCCCGCCACTCCCCTGACCCGCACCGAGTTAATCGACCAAAGCTGTCAGTGGTTAAGTGACTACCTGCGCCACAACCGTCATGTTTTAGAGAGCGATCGCTCCCTTTGCTCTGGTCGTGCCGGCGTTGCTGAATGAGGCTATGACCTTGGCATGTGAGCCATCAAGGTTCTGTGAGCGTCTCGCTCCTCCATAAGTATGAGTTGCCATTGAAGTCCTTGGGGTCTTCATGGTATGGGTATGGGGGGCAAACCGGGGAATGGGTGGCGATCGCCCTAGATCTTGCTACGATTAGGTACCTCATGGTGATGACCCGCGTTTTCGTCGGCGTGACGTTCCTACTATCCTGCAAAGAAAACTATGGTGACTGAGCCGCTTGTGTTGTGTTTGGGCGAAGTGCTGTTTGACCGGATTGCAGACCAGCCCGGTTTGGCGGTGGATGAGGTGGTGTCTTGGACGCCCTATCCGGGAGGGGCTCCGGCCAATGTGGCTTGTGCGCTGGTGAAACTGGGGACGGCGGCAGGATTTGTGGGCTGTGTGGGAGAAGATGAGCCGGGGCAAATCTTGGTGGAACTGCTGCGCACCACCGGAGTGAATGGGGTGGGCATTCAGCGCCATGGTACAGCTCCCACCCGTGAGGTCTATGTGGTGCGTTCCCTAGAGGGCGATCGCCAGTTTGCAGGCTTTGGCGATCGCGATACGACAGTCTTTGCCGATACGCGCCTACAGGCAGATTTGTTGCCCGGTGCCTTGTTTGATGCCGCAGAAATCTTGGTGCTAGGCACCTTGGAGTTGGCCTATCCCACCACGCGCCAGGCGATTGATCGGGCCCTAGATTTTGCCGACGATCGCTTCCTCAAGGTGATGATAGACGTGAACTGGCGGCCGATGTTTTGGCCCGATCCTAGGCAAGCCAAGTCGTTGATTCGCCAGTATCTTGAACGGGCCGACTTTCTAAAGCTCTCGGATGATGAAGCTCTGTGGCTGTTTAACACTGTAGAACCAGCGGCGATCGCCCATCTGCTGGGGCATGTGGAAGGGGTCTTGGTGACCGCCGGGGAAAAGGGCTGCACCTATTACCTGGGTGACCATGAAGGCAAGCTGCCCGCTTTCTCCTTGGATGTGGAGGACACCACCGGCGCGGGCGATAGCTTCTTGGCCGGGTTCATTCATCAACTGTGTCAGCGGGGCATGGATGCCCTCAAAGATGCAGATCAGGTGCGGCAGATGGTCACCTATGCCAGTGCGGTGGGTGCCTTGACGACGTTGAGAGCGGGCGCGATCGCTGCCCAACCGACGGCGGCTGAGGTGGCAGCATTTCTCTATTTACAGGATCAGTCTTAGGAAGATGGGGAGTGTAGTCTATGGGCACGGAAATTGAGCGTAAGTTTTTGGTAATTGGCGACGACTGGCGATCGCTCGGTCAGGGAACCGTCTATCGTCAAGGCTATATCGTGTCGGATCAGGGGCGCACGGTGCGGGTGCGAGTGGCGGGCGATCGCAGTTACCTAACTCTGAAGGGGCCGACCGTGGGGCTAAGTCGGGCAGAATTTGAGTATGAAATTCCGCGCACCGATGCGGATGATATTATGCGCTTGCTCTGTTCATCGCCGATGATCGAAAAGGTTCGCTACCGAATTGCGATCGCTGACCTGGTATGGGAGGTGGATGAATTTAACGGTGATAATGCAGGTCTCATTATCGCTGAGGTGGAACTCCACGATGAACATCAGGCGATTGACCTGCCGCCCTGGATTGGCCAAGACGTATCCGGTGATCCGCGCTATTTTAATGCTTATCTAGCTCAACATCCCTTTAGCCAATGGTCAACTTCTGGAGACTAGACGATGATGGCACCTCTTGATCTAACCTCTGCTCTAAAGGAATGGCATGTGGCGGTACAGGCGCTCACCCAGGGCGACACCATTCTGCTCTTGCGCAAGGGCGGCATTCGCGAAACCCAGGGAGAGTTCACTATTCCCCATCGGCAGGTGTGGTTATTTCCAACCTACGAGCACCAGAAACCTGCTTTGCTGAAGCCTGTGTATGCCCATCAGGTGCAGCCGGTGGAATCGGGATGGCATCCCCAAAACGTCACCCTCACAGGCTGGGCGCAGATTACCGATGTTCTATCCTTACCCAAAGCGATCGCCCTCCAGCCTCTACTGCCGTTTCATATCTGGAATGAGACGTTCGTGAGCGATCGCCTGAACTGGAAGCCGCGATCGCCTCTGTTGGGTCTATTGCTGCGGGTTCATCGATTATCTACGCCTCATACGCTAACCTACGATAGCAGCTATGGCGGTTGTCGGTCATGGATTGATCTACAAACCTCTCTCTCAACAGAAGGATCGGCAGCCGTTCTGTCCAATGGTGAGTATCAGCAGCGGGTTGATCATATTCGAGAGATTGTTGCATCAGCTAAGCCCGACGCGATCGCCTCTGAGCCCTAACTATGGTTGGCTGAGGGATGATTGACCCATGAGGGTAAATGCCGCCCAGTCGCGGGAGCTAGGATAGGTTTCCATTGTGGTTAACATCGCTTGGCGCAGAGCCTGAGCTGAGTCTGGTGTTTCAGCCAGGTGTCGGTAAAACTCTGTCATCAGGAGAGTGGTAGAATCATCGGGCACTGCCCATAGTGAGACAAGAACGCTATTGGCTCCAGCCGCCATAAAGGATCGAGATAACCCTAAAACTCCATCACCCGTAATCCGCCCTCGTCCTGTATCACAGGCGCTCAGGACAACCAGATCCGCAGATAAGCGTAGCTCTAAGATTTCTCCAGCGGTGAGTAAGCCATTGTCGCTCCTGGATGGGGCAAGGGCGATCGCTCCCGGCAACCCTACTTCGCCTAAATCATCGAGAAGACCGTGAGTGGCAAGATGGATCACCTGTGCCTCTCCCATCTGCTGCACAACTCGCGATTCGGTAGCTTCTGCTCCTAGGAGAGGATCGGTATCGAGAAAAGCGGCAATTTCAATCGCTTCCTGCTCAGCATTGGGCAGCGGCGAGAGGGGCAGCGGTGGTTGTCCAACGCTAGGCATCTGGGGATTGCCGACAATCAGAGAGGTTGGGGAAATAGGTCGCGACTGGGTGAGCGCTAACACCTGGATCGATGGCGCGGTGGTCACCGTAT
This region includes:
- a CDS encoding TIR domain-containing protein; the protein is MTDIFLSYCRRNKEFAVRLHHYLIQSGKTVWVDWNDIPPNADWRLEIEEGIQKTHTVIFILSPEWLASYECNVELDKSVALNKRLLPIVCQDVQYKDVSPTLAALNWIFFRETDDFETAYQALLTALDTDLDHVKYHTKLLARSLEWDKRDRDPSFLLQGSLLTEAEMWLTTSQGKNPLPTQLQSEYVVTSSQKRSQRQRITIIGATVGFVIACGLAMTAFVQYQVAERERRFVEELQTATLSETARATFATHDQLRGLLASAKANIHLAELGWITSDNPMHQSTEDNLRYLFQLITEQNRMEDHVDLITNLHVRPDGQMVSSTSADNTIKLWRPDGSLVATLEGHEGTVWTAIFSRDGQRLASSSDDGTVKIWSVDGTLLNTLTYDAPLWSVDFNAAGDTLAIASADSTIRLVDLEGNELRRWSVGQDKVFSIRFSPDGQQLISGSGDKIARLWNLDGSLLQSFEGHEGEIWAVRFSPDGKRIATASADDTLRLWDIQGNLLRVLEGHTSGVISANFSPDGQRLVSASADHTVRVWSTETGLLIDTFRHLDIASGAAFFDRDTVVSGSYDKTLRVWNIAGELHQNIQGHDRRVLSVAVSGDGEAIASTSTDTTIQIWRRNNQNFFTQELTITQPQGIPNAVSLDATGDLIVVGGSDGQLYLWNRQGDLLRTVNADTQEVLSVHISPDGQWIASAGDDKIIRIWTRQGELVRELSGHREGVRTVTFSPDSQYLASASSDNTARIWTLEGELVHTLEGHQAGVYSVSFSPDGQRLASGSMDNTVILWSMKGELLEQFTAHRSGVTSVSFSPSGEMLASGSFDNTVKLWSPDGTLLQTLEGHQQRVAAIAFNPDGDRLISGAADRVVKVWDVTAIPATPLTRTELIDQSCQWLSDYLRHNRHVLESDRSLCSGRAGVAE
- a CDS encoding carbohydrate kinase is translated as MTEPLVLCLGEVLFDRIADQPGLAVDEVVSWTPYPGGAPANVACALVKLGTAAGFVGCVGEDEPGQILVELLRTTGVNGVGIQRHGTAPTREVYVVRSLEGDRQFAGFGDRDTTVFADTRLQADLLPGALFDAAEILVLGTLELAYPTTRQAIDRALDFADDRFLKVMIDVNWRPMFWPDPRQAKSLIRQYLERADFLKLSDDEALWLFNTVEPAAIAHLLGHVEGVLVTAGEKGCTYYLGDHEGKLPAFSLDVEDTTGAGDSFLAGFIHQLCQRGMDALKDADQVRQMVTYASAVGALTTLRAGAIAAQPTAAEVAAFLYLQDQS
- a CDS encoding CYTH domain-containing protein, with product MGTEIERKFLVIGDDWRSLGQGTVYRQGYIVSDQGRTVRVRVAGDRSYLTLKGPTVGLSRAEFEYEIPRTDADDIMRLLCSSPMIEKVRYRIAIADLVWEVDEFNGDNAGLIIAEVELHDEHQAIDLPPWIGQDVSGDPRYFNAYLAQHPFSQWSTSGD
- a CDS encoding DUF1802 family protein is translated as MMAPLDLTSALKEWHVAVQALTQGDTILLLRKGGIRETQGEFTIPHRQVWLFPTYEHQKPALLKPVYAHQVQPVESGWHPQNVTLTGWAQITDVLSLPKAIALQPLLPFHIWNETFVSDRLNWKPRSPLLGLLLRVHRLSTPHTLTYDSSYGGCRSWIDLQTSLSTEGSAAVLSNGEYQQRVDHIREIVASAKPDAIASEP